A portion of the Micromonospora tarapacensis genome contains these proteins:
- a CDS encoding AAA family ATPase, with translation MTDISDTMASLPSPADPDATAAELDQTLFEVKRVIVGQDRLVERLLTALIAEGHCLLEGVPGVAKTLAADTLATVVGGTFSRIQFTPDLVPSDIVGTRIYRASKESFDVELGPIMANLVLADEINRAPAKVQSALLEAMAERQVSIGGRSYPVPAPFLVLATQNPIESEGVYQLPEAQRDRFLMKIVVDYPDAADELAILYRMGADRPRAHRLLDPDRLRGFQHQARQVFVHHAIAEYVVRLILATRDPGRFGLPGLAPLLAYGASPRATLGLVAAARAQALIRGREYVLPDDVRELSVDVLAHRMVLSFDAVADGVSAEWVVRRLVEAVPPPQVATTGQPAYATDLAAA, from the coding sequence GTGACGGACATCTCGGACACCATGGCCAGCCTGCCCAGCCCGGCCGATCCCGACGCGACCGCGGCCGAGCTGGATCAGACGCTCTTCGAGGTCAAACGCGTGATCGTCGGGCAGGATCGGCTCGTCGAGCGCCTCCTCACCGCCCTGATCGCCGAAGGGCACTGCCTGCTGGAGGGCGTGCCCGGGGTGGCCAAGACCCTGGCCGCCGACACCCTCGCGACGGTCGTCGGCGGCACCTTCTCCCGCATCCAGTTCACCCCCGACCTGGTTCCGTCCGACATCGTCGGCACCCGGATCTACCGCGCCTCGAAGGAGAGCTTCGACGTCGAGCTGGGCCCGATCATGGCCAACCTGGTGCTGGCCGACGAGATCAACCGGGCACCGGCGAAGGTGCAGTCGGCGCTGCTGGAGGCGATGGCCGAGCGCCAGGTGTCGATCGGCGGGCGCAGTTACCCGGTGCCGGCGCCGTTCCTCGTGCTGGCCACCCAGAACCCCATCGAGTCCGAAGGGGTCTACCAGCTTCCCGAGGCGCAGCGGGACCGCTTCCTCATGAAGATCGTCGTCGACTATCCCGACGCCGCCGACGAGTTGGCCATTCTCTACCGGATGGGCGCCGACCGCCCCCGGGCGCACCGCCTGCTCGACCCGGACCGGCTGCGCGGCTTCCAGCATCAGGCCCGGCAGGTGTTCGTCCACCACGCCATCGCCGAGTACGTGGTCCGGCTCATCCTCGCCACCCGCGACCCGGGCAGGTTCGGGCTGCCGGGGCTCGCTCCGCTGCTCGCCTACGGTGCCAGCCCTCGCGCCACCCTCGGCCTGGTCGCCGCCGCCCGCGCCCAGGCCCTGATCCGGGGCCGGGAGTACGTCCTGCCCGACGACGTCCGGGAGCTGTCGGTGGACGTGCTGGCGCACCGGATGGTGCTCTCCTTCGACGCGGTCGCCGACGGGGTGAGCGCCGAGTGGGTGGTGCGCCGGCTGGTCGAGGCGGTCCCGCCGCCACAGGTGGCGACGACCGGCCAGCCGGCGTACGCGACCGACCTGGCAGCCGCCTGA
- a CDS encoding 3-isopropylmalate dehydrogenase produces MARIAVVAGDGIGPEVVAEARKVIDAVLPGVEATEYDLGAARYHRTGEVLPDSVLNELAGHDAILLGAVGDPTVPPGVLERGLLLKLRFAFDQYVNLRPSRLWPGVASPLAAVKPGEVDLVVVREGTEGLYAGAGGNLHRGTPAEVATEESLNTRHGVERVVRDAFTRASRRERRKVTLVHKTNVLTHAGSLWARTFESVAAEHPDVATEYQHVDAAAMFLVTQPQRYDVVVTDNLFGDILTDIAAAVTGGIGLAASGSINPDGTYPSMFEPVHGSAPDIAGRGLADPVAAVLSAALLLDQLGHADAAARITAAVSAELAGRAPDVVLRTNEVGDRIAAQAAA; encoded by the coding sequence GTGGCACGGATCGCGGTGGTGGCCGGGGACGGGATCGGACCCGAGGTGGTCGCGGAGGCCCGCAAGGTCATCGACGCGGTGCTGCCCGGTGTCGAGGCAACCGAGTACGACCTCGGCGCGGCACGCTACCACCGCACCGGCGAGGTGCTGCCCGACTCGGTGCTGAACGAGCTGGCCGGGCACGACGCGATCCTGCTCGGCGCGGTCGGTGACCCGACCGTCCCGCCCGGCGTGCTGGAGCGGGGCCTGCTGCTGAAGCTCCGCTTCGCCTTCGACCAGTACGTCAACCTGCGCCCGTCCCGGCTCTGGCCGGGCGTCGCCAGCCCGCTGGCCGCGGTCAAGCCGGGCGAGGTCGACCTGGTGGTGGTCCGCGAGGGCACCGAGGGGCTCTACGCGGGTGCCGGCGGCAACCTGCACCGGGGCACCCCGGCCGAGGTCGCCACCGAGGAGAGCCTGAACACCCGGCACGGGGTGGAGCGGGTGGTGCGCGACGCCTTCACCCGCGCCTCCCGACGCGAGCGGCGCAAGGTGACCCTGGTGCACAAGACCAATGTGCTCACCCACGCCGGCTCGTTGTGGGCCCGCACCTTCGAGTCGGTGGCCGCCGAGCATCCCGACGTGGCCACCGAGTACCAGCACGTCGACGCCGCCGCGATGTTCCTGGTCACCCAGCCGCAGCGGTACGACGTGGTGGTCACCGACAACCTGTTCGGTGACATCCTCACCGACATCGCCGCCGCGGTGACCGGTGGGATCGGGCTGGCCGCCAGCGGCAGCATCAACCCCGACGGGACATACCCGTCGATGTTCGAGCCGGTACACGGCTCCGCGCCGGACATCGCCGGTCGTGGCCTGGCCGACCCGGTCGCCGCCGTGCTCTCGGCGGCGCTGCTGCTCGACCAGCTCGGGCACGCCGACGCCGCGGCTCGGATCACCGCGGCGGTCAGTGCCGAGCTGGCCGGCCGCGCCCCGGACGTGGTGCTGCGGACGAACGAGGTCGGCGACCGGATCGCGGCACAAGCGGCGGCCTGA
- a CDS encoding VWA domain-containing protein, whose translation MIWESPVRLWLLLGVAALTVVYLVAQRRRSRYAVRFTNLRLLDRVAPRRPTWRRHLPAGLFLAMLALLVVGFARPTAEVRVPRERATVMVAVDVSTSMLATDVEPDRLGAAKRAAGRFVDGLPGEFNVGLVAFAGSAAVLVPPSTDREALHDGIDRLAEGVTGVQGTAIGEAISTSLGAVKALDDKAATQPPPARIIVLSDGANTSGMDPMEAAIEAVAFEVPVHTISFGTPGGFVDRGGRPIQVPVDGATLQAVAEETGGGFHEADTSDELRAVYDDIGSSVGWRKVRQDVSARFIGLGLVFAMGAAVGSMRWFSRLP comes from the coding sequence GTGATCTGGGAGTCGCCCGTCCGGCTCTGGCTGCTGCTCGGTGTGGCGGCCCTGACCGTGGTGTACCTGGTGGCGCAGCGCCGCCGCAGCCGGTATGCCGTCCGGTTCACCAACCTGCGGTTGCTCGACCGGGTGGCGCCCCGGCGCCCGACCTGGCGCCGGCACCTGCCGGCCGGCCTCTTCCTCGCCATGCTGGCCCTGCTCGTCGTCGGCTTCGCCCGGCCCACCGCCGAGGTCCGGGTGCCCCGGGAACGCGCCACCGTGATGGTGGCGGTGGACGTCTCCACCTCGATGCTCGCGACCGACGTCGAGCCGGACCGGCTCGGCGCGGCCAAGCGTGCCGCCGGGCGGTTCGTCGACGGGCTACCTGGTGAGTTCAACGTCGGGCTGGTCGCGTTCGCCGGCAGCGCGGCGGTGCTGGTGCCACCGAGCACCGACCGGGAGGCGCTGCACGACGGGATCGACCGGCTCGCCGAGGGCGTGACCGGTGTCCAGGGCACCGCGATCGGCGAGGCCATCAGCACCTCGCTGGGCGCGGTGAAGGCGCTGGACGACAAGGCGGCCACCCAGCCGCCGCCGGCGCGGATCATCGTGCTCTCCGACGGGGCGAACACCTCGGGAATGGACCCGATGGAGGCGGCCATCGAGGCCGTCGCCTTCGAGGTGCCGGTGCACACGATCTCGTTCGGTACGCCCGGCGGTTTCGTCGACCGTGGAGGGCGGCCGATCCAGGTGCCGGTGGACGGCGCGACCTTGCAGGCCGTCGCCGAGGAGACCGGGGGTGGTTTCCACGAGGCCGACACGAGTGACGAACTGCGTGCCGTCTACGACGACATCGGCAGCTCGGTGGGCTGGCGGAAGGTACGGCAGGACGTCTCGGCCCGGTTCATCGGGCTCGGGCTGGTGTTCGCGATGGGCGCGGCGGTCGGCTCGATGCGGTGGTTCTCCCGCCTGCCCTGA
- a CDS encoding PRC-barrel domain-containing protein has product MDRLNPNTTPATPDPALRAVDQSDVAGGTPAGAFDPWSYRDEAGVAGTNLIGYKVEATDGSIGKIGSDSAEVHASYLVVDTGPWIFGKKVMLPAGTVSHVDHEEQKVHVDRDKDQIKAAPEYDETATDPGYRDKLGGYYNDTYTATPPGWLR; this is encoded by the coding sequence ATGGACAGGCTGAACCCGAACACCACGCCCGCCACGCCGGACCCGGCGCTGCGCGCCGTCGACCAGAGCGATGTCGCCGGCGGCACCCCCGCCGGCGCCTTCGACCCCTGGAGCTACCGGGACGAGGCCGGAGTCGCCGGGACCAACCTGATCGGCTACAAGGTCGAGGCCACCGACGGCTCGATCGGCAAGATCGGCAGTGACAGCGCCGAGGTCCACGCCAGCTACCTGGTGGTGGACACCGGGCCGTGGATCTTCGGCAAGAAGGTGATGCTCCCGGCCGGAACGGTGAGCCACGTCGACCACGAGGAGCAGAAGGTCCACGTCGACCGCGACAAGGACCAGATCAAGGCGGCACCGGAGTACGACGAGACGGCCACCGACCCGGGCTACCGGGACAAGCTCGGCGGCTACTACAACGACACCTACACCGCAACACCGCCCGGCTGGCTCCGGTAA
- a CDS encoding FAD:protein FMN transferase codes for MWTDEQPRTRWVNPAAFRFGRPDLRLGAREQRPDRAGLVAGDRIAVRHTVRTSTAGYTLLLNAPEWLGRRGVGEALRDAVAELRAIDLTYGPNRPESLVSRLRRGEISAESYPPLADLVNRCAAMRAATDGWFDAWAVPGGFDPGGLLGGWAVERAAGRLRTAGIHDYAVLSGADLVVRGQAAHGGPWRVAVHHPTDRRRAPLVLEMTTGAVGTSGVSGRQGHVVDPHTGEPAGQLVAATVVGPDLAVADAYATALYAAGPAGLAWFRGGADYRVLFAARH; via the coding sequence ATGTGGACCGACGAGCAGCCACGCACCCGCTGGGTGAACCCGGCGGCCTTCCGCTTCGGCCGGCCCGACCTGCGACTGGGCGCCCGCGAGCAGCGACCCGACCGGGCCGGCCTGGTGGCCGGCGACCGGATCGCCGTCCGGCACACCGTACGCACCTCGACGGCGGGCTACACCCTGCTGCTGAACGCGCCCGAGTGGTTGGGCCGGCGTGGGGTCGGCGAGGCACTGCGGGACGCGGTGGCCGAGCTGCGGGCGATCGACCTCACCTACGGCCCGAACCGCCCGGAGAGCCTGGTGTCCCGGCTGCGTCGGGGCGAGATCAGCGCCGAGTCGTACCCGCCGCTGGCCGACCTGGTGAACCGCTGTGCCGCGATGCGCGCGGCGACGGACGGCTGGTTCGACGCCTGGGCGGTGCCCGGTGGCTTCGACCCGGGCGGTCTGCTCGGCGGGTGGGCGGTCGAGCGGGCCGCGGGCCGGTTGCGCACCGCCGGCATCCACGACTACGCCGTGCTCAGCGGCGCCGACCTGGTGGTACGCGGTCAAGCCGCCCACGGCGGCCCGTGGCGGGTGGCCGTGCACCACCCGACCGACCGGCGCCGGGCACCGCTGGTGCTGGAGATGACGACGGGCGCGGTCGGCACCTCCGGAGTGAGCGGACGCCAGGGGCACGTGGTGGACCCGCACACCGGCGAGCCGGCCGGGCAGCTGGTCGCCGCGACGGTGGTGGGCCCCGACCTCGCGGTCGCCGACGCCTACGCCACCGCGCTGTACGCGGCGGGACCGGCCGGACTGGCCTGGTTCCGCGGCGGGGCGGACTACCGCGTGCTCTTCGCCGCCCGCCACTGA
- a CDS encoding DUF58 domain-containing protein gives MGRRDRSAPVAAEPVLTDLTPDQRLRQLEITVTRRLDGLLHGELRGLLPGPGSESAGSREYRPGEDEVRRMDWSVTARTTVPHVRVVDADRELTTWLLVDASPSMEYGTAELDKRELAVAAVATVGFLTAGPGNRLGAQVLTPDGLHRVPARGGRSHLFGLLRTLLAAPRVGGYDADVGPRAAPDAADLADALAAVGRVANRRGLVVVVSDFLDGLPDDPRLPASWERPLRRLTVRHQVLAVEVTDPRELELPDVGLITLADPETGERREVWTGDRRLRERYAEAAAAQRDQVRSALRRAGATHLALRTDRDWAADIVRHVHAQRRLATVPAATRRGGAA, from the coding sequence ATGGGACGCCGGGACAGGTCGGCGCCGGTGGCGGCGGAGCCGGTGCTGACCGACCTCACCCCCGACCAGCGCCTGCGACAGCTGGAAATCACCGTGACCCGGCGCCTCGACGGCCTGTTGCACGGAGAGCTTCGCGGCCTGCTGCCCGGGCCGGGCAGCGAATCCGCGGGCAGCCGCGAGTACCGACCCGGTGAGGACGAGGTCCGCCGGATGGACTGGTCGGTCACCGCCCGCACCACCGTCCCGCACGTGCGGGTGGTGGACGCCGACCGGGAGTTGACCACCTGGCTGCTGGTCGATGCCAGCCCCAGCATGGAGTACGGCACCGCCGAACTGGACAAGCGGGAGTTGGCGGTGGCCGCGGTCGCCACCGTCGGCTTCCTCACCGCCGGGCCGGGCAACCGACTCGGTGCCCAGGTGCTCACGCCGGACGGGCTGCACCGGGTGCCGGCGCGCGGCGGGCGCAGCCACCTGTTCGGTCTGCTGCGCACCCTGCTGGCCGCGCCCCGGGTGGGCGGGTACGACGCGGATGTCGGGCCGCGCGCCGCACCGGACGCGGCCGATCTGGCCGACGCGCTGGCGGCGGTGGGTCGGGTCGCCAACCGGCGTGGCCTGGTGGTGGTGGTCTCCGACTTCCTCGACGGCCTGCCCGACGACCCACGGCTGCCGGCCTCCTGGGAACGTCCGCTGCGCCGGCTGACCGTGCGGCACCAGGTGCTCGCGGTGGAGGTCACCGACCCGCGTGAGCTGGAGCTGCCGGACGTCGGCCTGATCACCCTCGCCGATCCGGAGACGGGCGAGCGTCGCGAGGTGTGGACCGGCGACCGCCGGCTGCGCGAGCGGTACGCCGAGGCCGCGGCTGCCCAGCGCGACCAGGTGCGGTCCGCGCTGCGCCGGGCCGGCGCGACCCACCTGGCGCTGCGCACCGATCGGGACTGGGCGGCCGACATCGTGCGGCACGTGCACGCACAGCGCCGCCTGGCCACCGTCCCGGCCGCGACCCGCCGGGGAGGTGCCGCGTGA
- a CDS encoding branched-chain amino acid aminotransferase — MSGGDMIDFEIRPNSAPVPATDRAALLANPGFGRVFTDHMVTVRYADGKGWYDARVEARAPIPMDPASAVLHYAQEIFEGMKAYRAADGGVTMFRPYANAARFNTSAARMAMPSLPAETFVDSLHRLIEIDREWIPDGEDGSLYLRPFMFASEVFLGVRPANEYLYSVIASPVGAYFSGGVKPVTVWVSPDYTRAAPGGTGAAKCGGNYAASLAAQAEALEHGCDQVVFLDAVERRFVDELGGMNVFFVYDDGSVATPPLTGTILPGITRESVLTLASAAGHRVEERPVTFEEWRADAASGRLREVFACGTAAVVTPIGRVRFPDGEFAVAGGEPGTVTMALRQQLVDLQRGKAADPHGWVHRVL; from the coding sequence ATGAGCGGTGGTGACATGATCGACTTCGAGATCCGTCCGAACTCCGCGCCGGTACCCGCCACCGACCGGGCCGCGCTGCTGGCCAACCCCGGATTCGGCCGGGTCTTCACCGACCACATGGTCACCGTCCGTTACGCCGACGGCAAGGGCTGGTACGACGCGCGGGTCGAGGCGCGGGCGCCGATCCCGATGGATCCCGCCAGCGCCGTCCTGCACTACGCGCAGGAGATCTTCGAGGGGATGAAGGCGTACCGCGCGGCCGACGGCGGGGTGACGATGTTCCGCCCGTACGCCAACGCGGCCCGGTTCAACACCTCCGCCGCCCGGATGGCGATGCCCTCGCTGCCGGCGGAGACCTTCGTCGACTCGCTGCACCGGCTGATCGAAATCGACCGGGAGTGGATTCCCGACGGTGAGGACGGCAGCCTCTACCTGCGACCGTTCATGTTCGCCAGCGAGGTCTTCCTCGGCGTCCGCCCGGCCAACGAGTACCTCTACTCGGTGATCGCGTCGCCGGTGGGCGCGTACTTCTCCGGCGGGGTGAAGCCCGTGACGGTCTGGGTCTCGCCCGACTACACCCGGGCCGCTCCCGGTGGCACCGGTGCGGCCAAGTGCGGCGGCAACTACGCCGCGTCGCTGGCCGCCCAGGCCGAGGCCCTGGAACACGGCTGTGACCAGGTGGTCTTCCTGGACGCCGTCGAGCGCCGGTTCGTCGACGAACTGGGCGGCATGAACGTCTTCTTCGTCTACGACGACGGTTCGGTGGCCACCCCGCCGCTGACCGGCACGATCCTGCCCGGCATCACCCGCGAGTCGGTGCTGACTCTGGCGTCGGCGGCCGGGCACCGGGTCGAGGAGCGGCCGGTGACCTTCGAGGAATGGCGGGCGGACGCCGCCAGCGGCCGGCTGCGGGAGGTTTTCGCCTGCGGCACGGCGGCGGTGGTCACGCCGATCGGGCGGGTGCGCTTTCCCGACGGTGAGTTCGCCGTGGCCGGTGGCGAGCCCGGCACGGTCACCATGGCGCTGCGTCAGCAACTGGTCGACCTCCAGCGGGGCAAGGCCGCCGACCCCCACGGTTGGGTCCACCGCGTGCTCTGA
- a CDS encoding S1C family serine protease — translation MAVQTGLGEPRGPWFVSPDLDPDGRAGPDGASRARDRMAWGWHRRLLVGLAVIALSTGAGGLAGGWVAGRDGGPGPAAATAAPVPAELVTAAEKTVPGVVSVLVGGAGNGSASGSGFAVDAEQHIITNDHILTKGRGGPVTVELPDGRRFAAEVVGREPGSDLAVLRVPPSAGLTPLPLAKPGSTRVGEPVLAVGSPLGLPGTVTAGIVSALDRQVRLGDNRHRAVQTDASINPGNSGGPLVNARGEVVGVNTAIATIDGNGSIGIGFAIPIEQVQQTADTIIGKGG, via the coding sequence ATGGCAGTGCAGACCGGGCTGGGCGAACCACGGGGTCCCTGGTTCGTCTCGCCGGATCTCGACCCGGACGGCCGGGCCGGGCCGGACGGTGCGTCCAGGGCGCGGGACCGGATGGCGTGGGGCTGGCATCGCCGGCTGCTGGTGGGCCTGGCGGTGATCGCGCTCTCCACCGGCGCGGGAGGGTTGGCCGGCGGCTGGGTGGCCGGTCGCGACGGCGGCCCGGGCCCGGCGGCCGCCACGGCCGCCCCGGTGCCGGCCGAACTGGTGACCGCCGCCGAGAAGACCGTGCCGGGGGTGGTGTCGGTGCTGGTGGGTGGCGCCGGTAACGGCTCGGCGAGCGGTTCCGGCTTCGCCGTGGACGCCGAGCAGCACATCATCACCAACGACCACATCCTGACGAAGGGGCGTGGTGGGCCGGTGACGGTGGAACTGCCGGATGGCCGGCGGTTCGCGGCGGAGGTGGTGGGCCGGGAGCCGGGCAGCGATCTCGCGGTGCTCAGGGTGCCACCGTCCGCGGGGCTGACGCCGTTGCCGCTGGCCAAGCCGGGTTCGACCCGGGTGGGCGAGCCGGTGCTGGCCGTCGGTTCGCCGCTGGGGCTGCCCGGCACCGTCACCGCCGGCATCGTCAGTGCGCTGGACCGCCAGGTGCGCCTCGGCGACAACCGGCACCGGGCGGTGCAGACCGATGCCTCGATCAACCCGGGCAACTCCGGTGGACCGTTGGTCAACGCGCGGGGCGAGGTGGTCGGGGTGAACACCGCGATCGCCACGATCGACGGCAACGGATCGATCGGGATCGGCTTCGCCATCCCGATCGAACAGGTGCAGCAGACGGCCGACACGATCATTGGTAAGGGCGGGTGA
- a CDS encoding tyrosine-protein phosphatase: MDSIEVNRRLPFTAAFNFRDVGGYRGRDGRTVRTGRLYRSDSLHRIGDADRDAFAALGVRTVIDLRRPHEVERDGRVPDFDGLTYRHIHPEHAEWEEQPYQPGGDLARYLADRYADLARTGTAGLAEAVGLIAEGANAPVVVHCVAGKDRTGIVCGLTLAVLGVDDAEIAADYALSTEASRRFSAWVADNLPDTGELPAPFLSSPAETMLLFLAEIREGHGSVDGYLRTAGVTDDQLTALRTHLLD, from the coding sequence GTGGACTCCATCGAGGTCAACCGCAGGCTCCCGTTCACCGCCGCCTTCAACTTCCGGGACGTGGGCGGCTACCGCGGCCGGGACGGCCGCACCGTACGCACCGGTCGGCTCTACCGTTCCGACTCGCTGCACCGCATCGGCGACGCCGACCGGGACGCCTTCGCGGCACTCGGTGTGCGCACCGTCATCGACCTGCGCCGGCCGCACGAGGTCGAGCGCGACGGCCGGGTGCCCGACTTCGACGGGCTCACCTACCGGCACATCCACCCGGAGCACGCGGAGTGGGAGGAGCAGCCGTACCAGCCCGGCGGCGACCTGGCCCGCTATCTCGCCGACCGGTACGCCGACCTGGCCCGCACCGGCACCGCCGGGCTCGCCGAGGCGGTCGGCCTGATCGCCGAGGGCGCGAACGCGCCGGTGGTGGTGCACTGCGTGGCGGGCAAGGACCGCACCGGCATCGTCTGCGGCCTGACCCTCGCCGTGCTCGGCGTGGACGACGCCGAGATCGCGGCGGACTACGCGCTGAGCACCGAGGCGTCCCGGCGGTTCAGCGCCTGGGTCGCCGACAACCTTCCCGACACCGGCGAACTACCGGCGCCGTTCCTGTCCTCACCGGCCGAGACGATGCTGCTGTTCCTTGCCGAGATCCGCGAGGGCCACGGCTCCGTGGACGGTTACCTGCGCACCGCAGGGGTCACCGACGACCAGCTCACCGCCCTGCGCACCCACCTGCTCGACTAA
- the cimA gene encoding citramalate synthase — protein sequence MTFQVYDTTLRDGAQREGLSYSVVDKLAVARLLDEFGVGFIEGGWPGAVPKDTEFFRQARTELDLSHAVLVAFGATRRAGAVAADDPQVRGLLDAQTPAIALVAKADLRHVERALRTTAKENLAMIHDTVTHLVSEGRRVFVDGEHTFDGYRHDPAYTASVVETALAAGAERFVLCDTNGGMLPSQVTRAIVDLTDRIGVAPELLGMHAQNDTACAVANTIAAVEVGVRHVQGTANGYGERPGNADIFAVVANLQLKLGLPVLPEGCLEQMVRVSHAIAEIANIAPDTHQAYAGAAAFAHKAGLHASAIKVDPLLYNHVEPEVVGNDMRILVTEMAGRASIELKSRELGLDLAGHPETVSRVTNRVKELEAGGWSFEAADASFELLVRGELPDAAPVRPFALESYRVLVEHREDGAVVSEATVKIRVRGERLIATAEGNGPVNALDEALRVGLGRHYPELRDFELADYKVRILEGSHGTGAVTRVLVETADGRGGGWTTVGVHPNVVEASWHALVDALTYGLDRARV from the coding sequence ATGACGTTCCAGGTCTACGACACGACCCTGCGCGACGGCGCCCAGCGCGAGGGGCTCAGCTACTCGGTGGTCGACAAGCTCGCCGTGGCGCGGCTGCTCGACGAGTTCGGCGTCGGGTTCATCGAGGGCGGGTGGCCGGGCGCGGTGCCCAAGGACACCGAGTTCTTCCGCCAGGCGCGCACCGAACTCGATCTCAGTCACGCGGTGCTGGTCGCCTTCGGCGCCACCCGCCGGGCCGGCGCGGTCGCCGCCGACGACCCGCAGGTGCGCGGCCTGCTCGACGCGCAGACCCCGGCGATCGCCCTGGTGGCCAAGGCCGACCTGCGCCACGTGGAGCGGGCGCTGCGCACCACCGCCAAGGAGAACCTGGCGATGATCCACGACACGGTGACCCACCTGGTGTCCGAGGGTCGCCGGGTCTTCGTCGACGGTGAGCACACCTTCGACGGCTACCGCCACGACCCGGCGTACACCGCGTCGGTGGTGGAGACCGCGCTGGCGGCCGGTGCCGAGCGGTTCGTGCTCTGCGACACCAACGGTGGCATGCTGCCGTCCCAGGTGACCAGGGCGATCGTCGACCTCACCGACCGGATCGGCGTCGCGCCCGAGCTGCTCGGGATGCACGCCCAGAACGACACCGCCTGCGCGGTGGCCAACACCATCGCCGCCGTCGAGGTTGGCGTCCGGCACGTGCAGGGCACCGCCAACGGGTACGGCGAGCGGCCCGGCAACGCCGACATCTTCGCCGTGGTGGCGAACCTCCAGCTCAAGCTCGGGCTGCCGGTCCTACCGGAGGGCTGCCTGGAGCAGATGGTGCGGGTCTCCCACGCCATCGCCGAGATCGCCAACATCGCCCCCGACACCCACCAGGCGTACGCCGGGGCCGCCGCCTTCGCCCACAAGGCGGGGCTGCACGCGAGTGCGATCAAGGTGGATCCGCTGCTCTACAACCACGTCGAACCGGAGGTGGTGGGCAACGACATGCGGATCCTGGTCACCGAGATGGCCGGCCGGGCCAGCATCGAGCTCAAGAGTCGTGAGCTCGGGCTGGATCTGGCCGGCCATCCGGAGACGGTGTCCCGGGTCACCAACCGGGTCAAGGAGTTGGAGGCCGGCGGCTGGTCGTTCGAGGCCGCGGACGCCTCGTTCGAGCTGTTGGTCCGCGGCGAACTGCCGGACGCCGCGCCGGTGCGGCCGTTCGCCCTGGAGTCGTACCGGGTGCTGGTCGAGCACCGCGAGGACGGCGCGGTCGTTTCGGAGGCCACCGTGAAGATCCGGGTACGCGGCGAGCGGCTGATCGCCACGGCGGAGGGCAACGGGCCGGTCAACGCGTTGGACGAGGCGCTGCGGGTCGGCCTCGGCCGGCACTACCCGGAACTGCGCGACTTCGAGCTGGCCGACTACAAGGTGCGCATCCTGGAGGGCAGCCACGGCACCGGCGCGGTGACGCGCGTGCTGGTCGAGACGGCCGACGGCCGGGGTGGTGGCTGGACGACCGTCGGCGTGCACCCCAACGTGGTCGAGGCGAGCTGGCACGCGCTTGTCGACGCGCTCACCTACGGCCTCGACCGGGCCCGGGTGTGA